Proteins encoded by one window of Camelus bactrianus isolate YW-2024 breed Bactrian camel chromosome 9, ASM4877302v1, whole genome shotgun sequence:
- the RPL5 gene encoding large ribosomal subunit protein uL18 isoform X2 → MGFVKVVKNKAYFKRYQVKFRRRREGKTDYYARKRLVIQDKNKYNTPKYRMVVRVTNRDIICQIAYARIEGDMIVCAAYAHELPKYGVKVGLTNYAAAYCTGLLLARRLLNRFGMDKIYEGQVEVTGDEYNVESIDGQPSAFTCYLDAGLARTTTGNKVFGALKGAVDGGLSIPHSTKRFPGYDSESKEFNAEVHRKHIMGQNVADYMRYLIEEDEDAYKKQFSQYIKNNITPDMMEEMYKKAHAAIRADPVYEKKPKREVKKKRWNRPKMSLAQKKDRVAQKKASFLRAQERAAES, encoded by the exons ATG gggtTTGTTAAAGTTGTCAAAAATAAGGCCTACTTCAAGAGGTACCAAGTGAAATTTAGAAGAAGACGAG agGGTAAAACTGATTACTATGCCCGGAAACGCCTGGTGATTCAAGATAAAAATAAGTACAACACACCTAAGTACAGGATGGTCGTTCGTGTGACCAACAGAGACATCATTTGTCAG atTGCTTACGCCCGTATAGAAGGAGATATGATAGTCTGTGCAGCTTATGCTCACGAGCTCCCAAAGTACGGTGTGAAGGTCGGCCTGACCAATTACGCTGCAGCGTATTGCACTGGCCTGCTGCTGGCCCGCAGG CTTCTCAATAGGTTTGGTATGGACAAGATTTATGAAGGCCAAGTGGAGGTGACTGGAGATGAATACAACGTGGAGAGCATTGATGGTCAACCCAGTGCCTTTACGTGCTACTTGGACGCAGGGCTTGCCAGAACTACTACTGGAAATAAAGTGTTTGGGGCGCTGAAGGGAGCCGTAGATGGAGGCTTGTCTATCCCCCACAG TACCAAACGATTCCCTGGTTATGATTCAGAAAGCAAAGAATTCAACGCTGAGGTTCACCGAAAGCACATCATGGGGCAGAACGTTGCAGATTATATGCGTTACCTGATTGAAGAGGACGAGGATGCTTACAAGAAACAGTTCTCTCAATACATAAAGAACAACATAACTCCAGACAtg ATGGAGGAGATGTATAAGAAAGCGCACGCTGCAATACGGGCCGACCCGGTCTACGAGAAGAAGCCCAAGAGAGAGGTTAAAAAGAAGAG GTGGAACCGTCCCAAAATGTCACTTGCCCAGAAGAAAGACCGGGTAGCGCAGAAGAAGGCAAGCTTCCTTAGAGCTCAGGAACGAGCTGCTGAGAGTTAA
- the RPL5 gene encoding large ribosomal subunit protein uL18 isoform X1, whose translation MGFVKVVKNKAYFKRYQVKFRRRREGKTDYYARKRLVIQDKNKYNTPKYRMVVRVTNRDIICQIAYARIEGDMIVCAAYAHELPKYGVKVGLTNYAAAYCTGLLLARRLLNRFGMDKIYEGQVEVTGDEYNVESIDGQPSAFTCYLDAGLARTTTGNKVFGALKGAVDGGLSIPHSTKRFPGYDSESKEFNAEVHRKHIMGQNVADYMRYLIEEDEDAYKKQFSQYIKNNITPDMEEMYKKAHAAIRADPVYEKKPKREVKKKRWNRPKMSLAQKKDRVAQKKASFLRAQERAAES comes from the exons ATG gggtTTGTTAAAGTTGTCAAAAATAAGGCCTACTTCAAGAGGTACCAAGTGAAATTTAGAAGAAGACGAG agGGTAAAACTGATTACTATGCCCGGAAACGCCTGGTGATTCAAGATAAAAATAAGTACAACACACCTAAGTACAGGATGGTCGTTCGTGTGACCAACAGAGACATCATTTGTCAG atTGCTTACGCCCGTATAGAAGGAGATATGATAGTCTGTGCAGCTTATGCTCACGAGCTCCCAAAGTACGGTGTGAAGGTCGGCCTGACCAATTACGCTGCAGCGTATTGCACTGGCCTGCTGCTGGCCCGCAGG CTTCTCAATAGGTTTGGTATGGACAAGATTTATGAAGGCCAAGTGGAGGTGACTGGAGATGAATACAACGTGGAGAGCATTGATGGTCAACCCAGTGCCTTTACGTGCTACTTGGACGCAGGGCTTGCCAGAACTACTACTGGAAATAAAGTGTTTGGGGCGCTGAAGGGAGCCGTAGATGGAGGCTTGTCTATCCCCCACAG TACCAAACGATTCCCTGGTTATGATTCAGAAAGCAAAGAATTCAACGCTGAGGTTCACCGAAAGCACATCATGGGGCAGAACGTTGCAGATTATATGCGTTACCTGATTGAAGAGGACGAGGATGCTTACAAGAAACAGTTCTCTCAATACATAAAGAACAACATAACTCCAGAC ATGGAGGAGATGTATAAGAAAGCGCACGCTGCAATACGGGCCGACCCGGTCTACGAGAAGAAGCCCAAGAGAGAGGTTAAAAAGAAGAG GTGGAACCGTCCCAAAATGTCACTTGCCCAGAAGAAAGACCGGGTAGCGCAGAAGAAGGCAAGCTTCCTTAGAGCTCAGGAACGAGCTGCTGAGAGTTAA